A single window of Plasmodium brasilianum strain Bolivian I chromosome Unknown PB_00_23, whole genome shotgun sequence DNA harbors:
- a CDS encoding fam-m protein produces MELKINQILFIIITTFTFLKRIFSFNHDGLTFNKFVGENFMQCRILDKRNYRLLAKCKQDKDSNNIYLNEFFPNNDKKENKYITNNKKWNKEKNTKSNKSLLNKAQYYTEVIDYNNGIFDGKHFHFEKKLIRKKDYDAFIEKKRRIRDISLKKIKFKSYRFGSAIFLLFLLLGIGLPILQGLDLLQKAGNAIKTLPVISSVWSAIEGCLGQAKYHFFLIAFSTIIIILVVIIVIVIPKILGNNEKYNRIKAMYE; encoded by the exons atggaactaaaaattaatcaaatcttatttattataataactacttttacttttttaaagaggattttctcttttaacCATGATGGG ttaacTTTTAACAAATTTGTAGGTGAGAATTTTATGCAGTGTAGAATATTAGACAAAAGAAATTATCGATTACTAGCAAAATGTAAACAGGATAAAGATtcaaataacatatatttaaacgaattttttccaaataatgataaaaaagaaaataaatatataactaataataaaaaatggaataaagaaaaaaacacgAAATCCAACAaaagtttattaaataaagctCAGTACTATACAGAAGTTATAGATTACAATAATGGAATAtttgatggaaaacattttcattttgaaaaaaaattaataagaaaaaaagattatgatgcttttatagaaaaaaagaggagaattagagatatatctttaaaaaaaataaaatttaaaagttaCAGATTTGGAAGTGccatatttttactttttttattgctgGGAATAGGTTTACCCATATTACAAGGATTAGATCTATTACAAAAAGCAGGAAATGCGATTAAAACATTACCAGTTATAAGTAGTGTATGGTCAGCTATAGAAGGATGTTTAGGTCAGGcaaaatatcatttttttttaatagcaTTTAGCAcaattatcattatattagTTGTTATAATTGTAATAGTAATTCCTAAAATTTTAggaaataacgaaaaatataacagaaTTAAAGCGATGTATGAGTAA